One region of Bacillota bacterium genomic DNA includes:
- a CDS encoding heavy-metal-associated domain-containing protein, with amino-acid sequence MQELTLQLGDLACPSCAQTIGQILKRQKGVKDAAVAFTTSRVKVTFDPEAITIEQIEKAIEKTGYKVQACL; translated from the coding sequence ATGCAAGAGTTAACATTACAGTTGGGGGATCTGGCTTGCCCGAGTTGTGCCCAGACAATTGGGCAAATACTAAAGAGGCAAAAAGGAGTAAAAGACGCGGCAGTAGCCTTTACCACCAGCCGGGTCAAGGTCACCTTTGATCCGGAAGCCATAACTATCGAGCAGATCGAAAAGGCCATTGAAAAGACCGGCTACAAAGTCCAAGCCTGTTTGTAA